The following proteins are encoded in a genomic region of Thiomonas sp. X19:
- a CDS encoding YeeE/YedE family protein, which yields MLIGAALAGFLAVTWLVGWRQGLLWCIGVGYGVALSAAAFGFTTGWRVWITQRDPKGLWAQFVGIAVAMLISVPLLATHPELEGADGPLSISLLVGAFVFGAAMQVADGCGSGTLYKAGLGHPVSLAVLPAFVFGSFFGAAQLPAWLALGALPPVNLVQVLGAKWTLVLQLGALALLAALLWRFSAMRAYRLRRAATGAAVAAADPSERDSAVPLQGPPQSRWQGKAVWIAAIALGLLAAANLVVAGQPWGIVYGLGLWGAKIVQALGFDLSHNAFWGLPVQQAQLHASVLADNTSVTDIGLLLGALIAASWKGNACPRVKLPWRAWVASVLAGWVLGYSSRLAFGCNVGAYFSGIATGSLHGWIWFACAFLGSVLGVRLRGRLGIAG from the coding sequence GGCCGGCTTTCTGGCCGTCACCTGGCTGGTGGGCTGGCGCCAGGGGCTGCTGTGGTGCATCGGCGTGGGCTATGGCGTGGCGCTGTCGGCGGCGGCCTTCGGCTTCACCACCGGCTGGCGGGTGTGGATCACCCAGCGCGACCCCAAGGGCCTGTGGGCGCAGTTCGTCGGCATCGCGGTCGCCATGCTCATCAGTGTGCCGTTGCTGGCCACCCACCCCGAGCTGGAGGGGGCCGACGGTCCCTTGTCCATCAGCCTGCTGGTCGGCGCTTTCGTTTTTGGCGCCGCCATGCAGGTGGCGGACGGCTGCGGTTCGGGCACGCTGTACAAGGCCGGCCTGGGCCATCCGGTGAGTTTGGCGGTGCTGCCGGCTTTCGTCTTCGGCAGCTTTTTCGGCGCAGCGCAACTGCCGGCCTGGCTGGCGCTCGGCGCGTTGCCGCCGGTGAATCTGGTGCAGGTGCTGGGCGCGAAATGGACGCTGGTGCTGCAACTCGGCGCCCTGGCGCTGCTGGCCGCCCTGCTCTGGCGCTTCAGTGCGATGCGCGCCTACCGCTTGCGCCGCGCAGCCACTGGCGCGGCGGTGGCCGCGGCGGATCCCAGCGAGCGTGATTCAGCCGTGCCGCTGCAGGGGCCACCGCAGTCGCGCTGGCAGGGCAAGGCGGTGTGGATCGCCGCCATCGCCCTCGGGCTGTTGGCCGCTGCCAATCTGGTGGTGGCCGGCCAGCCCTGGGGCATCGTCTACGGCCTGGGTTTGTGGGGCGCGAAAATCGTGCAGGCGCTGGGGTTCGATCTCAGCCACAACGCCTTCTGGGGCCTGCCCGTGCAACAGGCGCAATTGCACGCCAGCGTGCTGGCCGACAACACCAGTGTCACCGACATCGGGCTTTTGCTTGGCGCCCTCATCGCCGCCAGTTGGAAGGGCAACGCCTGCCCACGGGTGAAGTTGCCGTGGCGCGCCTGGGTGGCCTCGGTGCTGGCCGGGTGGGTGCTGGGCTACAGCTCGCGCCTCGCCTTCGGCTGCAATGTGGGGGCCTATTTCTCCGGCATTGCCACCGGCAGCCTGCATGGCTGGATCTGGTTTGCCTGCGCCTTCCTGGGCAGCGTGCTGGGCGTGCGCTTGCGCGGCCGCTTGGGCATCGCGGGTTGA